One Glycine soja cultivar W05 chromosome 2, ASM419377v2, whole genome shotgun sequence genomic region harbors:
- the LOC114388519 gene encoding protein DJ-1 homolog C-like isoform X2 codes for MGAFEEKEDNLPRFWAIKSNLQVSRGLTTSRGPGTSYQFALSLAEQLFGESVAKEVAELMLMRTDDDNAAKKEFNKVEWSVGHHTPSVLVPIVHGSEEIEVVTVVDILRRAKAKVIVASVEKSLEVLASQGTKIVADILIGDAQESPYDLIILPGGTAGAQRLSKSRILKKLLKEQNSAKRIYGAVYSSLAILQKQGLLKDKRTTAHPSVLVKLKDEEINGAKVDIDGKLITSEVLATVTDFALAIVSKLFGNGRARSVAEGLVFEYPKECM; via the exons ATGGGGgcttttgaagaaaaagaag ATAACTTGCCAAGATTTTGGGCCATTAAATCAAATCTTCAGGTTTCCAGAGGACTCACAACCAGCCGGGGGCCTGGAACTAGTTACCAGTTTGCTTTGTCCTTGGCTGAGCAGCTATTTGGGGAGTCTGTTGCCAAGGAGGTTGCAGAATTGATG ttGATGAGAACGGATGATGATAATGCAGCTAAGAAGGAGTTCAATAAAGTTGAATGGTCTGTAGGCCACCACACCCCTAGT GTCCTTGTACCAATTGTACATGGCTCTGAAGAGATTGAAGTAGTGACTGTGGTAGATATTCTTAGGCGAGCAAAAGCTAAGGTCATAGTTGCTTCAGTTGAAAAATCTCTTGAAGTTTTGGCTTCTCAAGGAACCAAAATTGTTGCTGATATATTAATTGGTGATGCTCAAGAGTCACCATATGATCTGATTATTCTTCCA GGGGGAACTGCTGGTGCTCAAAGACTAAGCAAATCTAGAATTCTGAAGAAGCTTCTTAAAGAACAAAATTCAGCTAAAAGAATATATGGGGCAGTCTACTCTTCACTTGCCATTCTACAAAAACAGGGCTTACTAAAG GACAAGAGGACCACAGCTCATCCCTCCGTCTTAGTCAAGCTTAAAGACGAAGAAATAAATGGTGCTAAAGTAGATATTGATGGCAAATTGATCACTAGTGAGGTACTTGCCACTGTAACGGATTTTGCATTGGCCATTGTGAGTAAGCTATTTGGTAATGGAAGAGCAAGAAGTGTAGCAGAAGGCCTTGTTTTTGAGTATCCTAAGGAGTGCATGTAG
- the LOC114388519 gene encoding protein DJ-1 homolog C-like isoform X1, giving the protein MHSINFKRQGGMPGSARLRDCDVLRKITCRQAEENSLYGAICAAPAVSLLPWGLLKKKKVSRGLTTSRGPGTSYQFALSLAEQLFGESVAKEVAELMLMRTDDDNAAKKEFNKVEWSVGHHTPSVLVPIVHGSEEIEVVTVVDILRRAKAKVIVASVEKSLEVLASQGTKIVADILIGDAQESPYDLIILPGGTAGAQRLSKSRILKKLLKEQNSAKRIYGAVYSSLAILQKQGLLKDKRTTAHPSVLVKLKDEEINGAKVDIDGKLITSEVLATVTDFALAIVSKLFGNGRARSVAEGLVFEYPKECM; this is encoded by the exons ATGCATAGTATTAACTTTAAGCGACAGGGAGGAATGCCTGGCTCTGCAAGACTACGGGATTGCGATGTGCTGCGAAAAATCACGTGCAGACAAGCTGAGGAAAATAGTCTCTACGGTGCTATTTGTGCTGCTCCTGCTGTCAGCCTTTTGCCATGGGGgcttttgaagaaaaagaag GTTTCCAGAGGACTCACAACCAGCCGGGGGCCTGGAACTAGTTACCAGTTTGCTTTGTCCTTGGCTGAGCAGCTATTTGGGGAGTCTGTTGCCAAGGAGGTTGCAGAATTGATG ttGATGAGAACGGATGATGATAATGCAGCTAAGAAGGAGTTCAATAAAGTTGAATGGTCTGTAGGCCACCACACCCCTAGT GTCCTTGTACCAATTGTACATGGCTCTGAAGAGATTGAAGTAGTGACTGTGGTAGATATTCTTAGGCGAGCAAAAGCTAAGGTCATAGTTGCTTCAGTTGAAAAATCTCTTGAAGTTTTGGCTTCTCAAGGAACCAAAATTGTTGCTGATATATTAATTGGTGATGCTCAAGAGTCACCATATGATCTGATTATTCTTCCA GGGGGAACTGCTGGTGCTCAAAGACTAAGCAAATCTAGAATTCTGAAGAAGCTTCTTAAAGAACAAAATTCAGCTAAAAGAATATATGGGGCAGTCTACTCTTCACTTGCCATTCTACAAAAACAGGGCTTACTAAAG GACAAGAGGACCACAGCTCATCCCTCCGTCTTAGTCAAGCTTAAAGACGAAGAAATAAATGGTGCTAAAGTAGATATTGATGGCAAATTGATCACTAGTGAGGTACTTGCCACTGTAACGGATTTTGCATTGGCCATTGTGAGTAAGCTATTTGGTAATGGAAGAGCAAGAAGTGTAGCAGAAGGCCTTGTTTTTGAGTATCCTAAGGAGTGCATGTAG
- the LOC114388506 gene encoding methylcrotonoyl-CoA carboxylase beta chain, mitochondrial-like isoform X1 gives MFGLIGRKASLLGGSGRRRRWLSFAAAAAATTTTNGGAMEELLSQLQSHVQKALAGGGPEAVKRNTSRNKFLPRERIDRLLDPGSSFLELSQLAGHYLYEEPLPSGGVVTGIGPVHGRLCMFVANDPTVKGGTYYPITVKKHLRAQEIAAQCKLPCIYLVDSGGAFLPKQAEVFPDRENFGRIFYNQAVMSAQGIPQIALVLGSCTAGGAYIPAMADESVMVKGNGTIFLAGPPLVKAATGEEVSAEDLGGATVHCKTSGVSDYFAQDELHALALGRNIIKNLHMAGKDVLANGLQNINYEYKEPLYDVNELRSIAPTDLKQQFDIRSVIDRIVDGSEFDEFKKLYGTTLVTGFARIFGQPVGIIGNNGILFNESALKGAHFIELCTQRNIPLVFLQNITGFMVGSRSEANGIAKSGAKMVMAVSCAKVPKVTIMVGGSFGAGNYAMCGRAYSPNFLFLWPNARISVMGGAQAAGVLAQIEKGNKKRQGIQWSKEEEDKFKGKVVEAYEREASPYYSTARLWDDGIIDPADTRKVIGLSISASLNRDIQNTKYGVFRM, from the exons ATGTTTGGGTTAATCGGAAGAAAGGCCTCTTTGTTGGGAGGatcaggaagaagaagaagatggttGAGCTtcgcagcagcagcagcagcaacaaccaCTACCAATGGTGGGGCCATGGAGGAGTTGCTTTCACAGCTCCAATCTCATGTCCAGAAGGCTCTTGCTGGTGGAGGACCCGAGGCAGTGAAGAGGAACACGAGTAGGAACAAGTTTCTGCCCCGTGAAAGAATCGATCGCCTCCTTGATCCCGGTTCTTCCTTCCTCGAGCTTTCACag CTTGCAGGACATTACTTGTATGAAGAACCTTTGCCTTCTGGAGGGGTTGTTACTGGGATAGGTCCTGTGCATGGGAGACTGTGTATGTTTGTGGCGAATGATCCCACTGTTAAGGGAGGTACTTATTATCCCATTACTGTTAAGAAGCACCTCAGGGCACAGGAGATTGCTGCTCAGTGCAAATTGCCCTGCATATATCTTGTCGACAGTGGAGGAGCTTTTCTTCCCAAGCAAGCCGAAGTGTTTCCGGACAGAGAGAACTTTGGCAGAATATTCTACAATCAGGCTGTAATGTCTGCTCAAGGAATTCCTCAAATTGCATTGGTGTTGGGGTCTTGCACTGCTGGTGGCGCTTATATTCCTGCTATGGCTGATGAAAGTGTGATGGTCAAGGGAAATGGTACCATTTTTTTAGCAGGGCCACCTCTTGTTAAG gcTGCCACTGGAGAAGAAGTCTCAGCAGAAGATTTGGGAGGTGCGACTGTGCACTGCAAGACATCAGGGGTTTCTGATTATTTTGCTCAAG ATGAACTCCATGCACTTGCGCTTGGGAGGAATATAATTAAGAATTTGCATATGGCTGGGAAAGATGTCTTGGCAAATGGAttgcaaaatataaattatgaatataaaGAGCCATTGTATGATGTCAATGAACTTCGTTCTATTGCCCCCACTGATCTTAAGCAACAGTTTGATATTCGATCAGTTATTGATCGCATTGTTGATGGAAGTGAATTTGATGAATTCAAGAAATTGTATGGCACT ACACTTGTGACAGGATTTGCTAGAATTTTTGGACAGCCTGTTGGAATTATTGGAAACAATGGGATTTTATTCAATGAATCTGCACTGAAAGGGGCCCATTTCATTGAATTATGCACTCAACGTAACATTCCCTTGGTCTTCCTTCAGAACATCACTGGATTCATG GTTGGCTCAAGATCTGAGGCAAATGGCATAGCAAAGTCTGGTGCAAAAATGGTGATGGCTGTTTCTTGTGCAAAG GTACCTAAAGTCACTATAATGGTTGGAGGAAGCTTTGGTGCAGGAAACTATGCAATGTGCGGTCGTGCCTATAGTCCCAATTTCTTGTTCCTTTGGCCTAATGCTAGAATTTCTGTGATGGGTGGTGCTCAG GCTGCTGGTGTGCTGGCCCAAATAGAGAAAGGCAACAAGAAAAGGCAAGGAATTCAG TGGAGCAAGGAAGAAGAGGATAAGTTTAAAGGGAAAGTAGTGGAGGCTTATGAGAGAGAAGCAAGTCCTTATTACTCAACAGCTAGGCTTTGGGATGATGGAATCATTGATCCAGCGGATACAAGAAAAGTCATTGGTCTATCCATCTCTGCCTCCTTGAACCGTGACATTCAAAACACAAAATATGGTGTATTTAGAatgtaa
- the LOC114388506 gene encoding methylcrotonoyl-CoA carboxylase beta chain, mitochondrial-like isoform X2 → MFVANDPTVKGGTYYPITVKKHLRAQEIAAQCKLPCIYLVDSGGAFLPKQAEVFPDRENFGRIFYNQAVMSAQGIPQIALVLGSCTAGGAYIPAMADESVMVKGNGTIFLAGPPLVKAATGEEVSAEDLGGATVHCKTSGVSDYFAQDELHALALGRNIIKNLHMAGKDVLANGLQNINYEYKEPLYDVNELRSIAPTDLKQQFDIRSVIDRIVDGSEFDEFKKLYGTTLVTGFARIFGQPVGIIGNNGILFNESALKGAHFIELCTQRNIPLVFLQNITGFMVGSRSEANGIAKSGAKMVMAVSCAKVPKVTIMVGGSFGAGNYAMCGRAYSPNFLFLWPNARISVMGGAQAAGVLAQIEKGNKKRQGIQWSKEEEDKFKGKVVEAYEREASPYYSTARLWDDGIIDPADTRKVIGLSISASLNRDIQNTKYGVFRM, encoded by the exons ATGTTTGTGGCGAATGATCCCACTGTTAAGGGAGGTACTTATTATCCCATTACTGTTAAGAAGCACCTCAGGGCACAGGAGATTGCTGCTCAGTGCAAATTGCCCTGCATATATCTTGTCGACAGTGGAGGAGCTTTTCTTCCCAAGCAAGCCGAAGTGTTTCCGGACAGAGAGAACTTTGGCAGAATATTCTACAATCAGGCTGTAATGTCTGCTCAAGGAATTCCTCAAATTGCATTGGTGTTGGGGTCTTGCACTGCTGGTGGCGCTTATATTCCTGCTATGGCTGATGAAAGTGTGATGGTCAAGGGAAATGGTACCATTTTTTTAGCAGGGCCACCTCTTGTTAAG gcTGCCACTGGAGAAGAAGTCTCAGCAGAAGATTTGGGAGGTGCGACTGTGCACTGCAAGACATCAGGGGTTTCTGATTATTTTGCTCAAG ATGAACTCCATGCACTTGCGCTTGGGAGGAATATAATTAAGAATTTGCATATGGCTGGGAAAGATGTCTTGGCAAATGGAttgcaaaatataaattatgaatataaaGAGCCATTGTATGATGTCAATGAACTTCGTTCTATTGCCCCCACTGATCTTAAGCAACAGTTTGATATTCGATCAGTTATTGATCGCATTGTTGATGGAAGTGAATTTGATGAATTCAAGAAATTGTATGGCACT ACACTTGTGACAGGATTTGCTAGAATTTTTGGACAGCCTGTTGGAATTATTGGAAACAATGGGATTTTATTCAATGAATCTGCACTGAAAGGGGCCCATTTCATTGAATTATGCACTCAACGTAACATTCCCTTGGTCTTCCTTCAGAACATCACTGGATTCATG GTTGGCTCAAGATCTGAGGCAAATGGCATAGCAAAGTCTGGTGCAAAAATGGTGATGGCTGTTTCTTGTGCAAAG GTACCTAAAGTCACTATAATGGTTGGAGGAAGCTTTGGTGCAGGAAACTATGCAATGTGCGGTCGTGCCTATAGTCCCAATTTCTTGTTCCTTTGGCCTAATGCTAGAATTTCTGTGATGGGTGGTGCTCAG GCTGCTGGTGTGCTGGCCCAAATAGAGAAAGGCAACAAGAAAAGGCAAGGAATTCAG TGGAGCAAGGAAGAAGAGGATAAGTTTAAAGGGAAAGTAGTGGAGGCTTATGAGAGAGAAGCAAGTCCTTATTACTCAACAGCTAGGCTTTGGGATGATGGAATCATTGATCCAGCGGATACAAGAAAAGTCATTGGTCTATCCATCTCTGCCTCCTTGAACCGTGACATTCAAAACACAAAATATGGTGTATTTAGAatgtaa